One Deltaproteobacteria bacterium genomic region harbors:
- a CDS encoding 3-deoxy-8-phosphooctulonate synthase, translating to MIREVTTTVVHIGALACGGNKPFVLIAGPCVIEGRDSALYHAEAIRAITDRLGIPFIYKSSYDKANRTSGESFRGLGMDEGLAILAEAKRQCGVPVLTDVHSPEEALAAAEFVDVLQIPAFLCRQTDLLIAAGKSGRVVNIKKGQFLAPWDIGNAAGKVASTGNQHILLTERGASFGYNNLVSDFRSLPIMARTGYPVVYDATHSVQLPGGQGSSSGGQREFIAPLARAAVAVGVDGLFMEVHREPERALSDSATVFPLAQLETTLRTLQQLDAITKQRSQ from the coding sequence ATGATTCGCGAAGTCACCACCACTGTTGTCCACATCGGCGCACTCGCATGTGGCGGCAATAAGCCCTTTGTCTTGATTGCTGGCCCGTGTGTCATCGAAGGGCGCGATTCGGCGCTGTACCACGCTGAGGCAATCCGTGCCATTACAGACCGGCTCGGTATTCCGTTCATTTACAAATCGTCCTACGACAAAGCCAACCGCACTTCTGGTGAGTCGTTTCGCGGCCTTGGTATGGATGAAGGATTGGCGATTCTTGCCGAGGCCAAACGCCAGTGTGGAGTGCCGGTACTGACGGATGTCCATTCACCTGAAGAGGCACTCGCAGCCGCAGAGTTCGTCGATGTGTTGCAAATCCCCGCATTTCTCTGTCGGCAGACGGACCTCTTGATAGCCGCAGGGAAAAGTGGCCGGGTCGTGAACATCAAAAAAGGCCAGTTTCTCGCTCCGTGGGACATCGGCAACGCCGCAGGCAAAGTCGCGTCGACCGGAAATCAGCACATCTTGTTAACCGAACGTGGAGCTTCGTTTGGTTACAACAACCTGGTGTCAGACTTCCGCTCGTTACCGATTATGGCCCGCACCGGATATCCGGTTGTTTACGATGCCACCCATAGCGTGCAGTTACCTGGCGGACAGGGAAGCAGTTCAGGTGGACAGCGCGAGTTCATTGCTCCACTCGCTCGCGCCGCCGTCGCTGTTGGTGTCGATGGATTATTTATGGAGGTGCATCGCGAGCCGGAGCGCGCCTTAAGTGACAGCGCAACGGTCTTCCCACTCGCCCAACTTGAAACGACGTTGCGAACACTGCAGCAACTCGACGCCATCACCAAGCAGCGGTCTCAGTAA